The Coffea arabica cultivar ET-39 chromosome 1e, Coffea Arabica ET-39 HiFi, whole genome shotgun sequence genome has a window encoding:
- the LOC113692951 gene encoding indole-3-glycerol phosphate synthase, chloroplastic-like, translated as MDVKDAGGEGLCLSGAQKLEVPVQWYAVVIVEIAKAYEKGGAACLSGGFENLEKIRNSGVKCPLLCKEFVIDAWQIYYARTKGADAILLIAAVLPDLDIKYMTKICKLLGLTPLVEVHDEREMDRVLGIDGIELIGINNRNLETFKVDISNTKNLLQGERGRIIRERGIIVVGESGLFTPADIAYVQEAGVKAINAIHTSFWKISMVMVEEC; from the exons ATGGATGTTAAAGATGCTGGTGGAGAAGGTCTATGCCTT AGTGGTGCACAGAAGCTAGAAGTACCTGTTCAGTGGTATGCAGTTGTCATT GTTGAAATTGCTAAGGCCTATGAAAAAGGTGGAGCAGCATGCCTCAGT GGAGGCTTTGAGAATTTGGAGAAGATAAGGAATTCAGGAGTGaag TGCCCTCTGTTATGCAAAGAGTTTGTTATAGACGCTTGGCAAATATACTATGCTCGCACAAAAGGCGCAGATGCAATCCTGTTAATTGCTGCTGTTTTACCAGATCTTGATATCAAATACATGACTAAGATCTGCAAATTGCTTGGTTTAACACCACTTGTGGAG GTACATGATGAGAGGGAGATGGATCGTGTTCTTGGGATTGATGGGATTGAACTTATTGGAATAAACAACCGTAACCTCG AAACATTTAAGGTTGACATCAGCAATACTAAAAATCTTCTTCAAGGAGAACGTGGGAGAATAATCCGAGAAAGAGGCATAATT GTCGTTGGTGAGTCTGGACTTTTTACACCTGCTGATATTGCATACGTGCAAGAAGCTGGCGTCAAAGCG ATAAATGCTATTCATACTAGCTTTTGGAAGATATCTATGGTTATGGTTGAAGAATGTTGA